From Spirochaetota bacterium, the proteins below share one genomic window:
- a CDS encoding glycosyltransferase family 4 protein: MKICMLCYRGNPYSGGQGIYLKYVAEELVRQGHEVHAIVGPPYPALMNGVKVHYIHNNEYYVRKGRNILKAGAPFDILRPLNSYEYLSTRLGAFSEISAFSFRAFLKIRELQKETRFDVIHDNQCVGYGLLLMQSFGIPVVATIHHPLSVDLENVIERASSFANKMKGVMFYPVLMQQIVSKRLDHIITVSEDSKRRIHADFGVPLDSQTVVYNGLDDSIFRPRPGVAKKKGKIVFVGNVEDGKKGFVYLLRALTMIKSDVRLTVVDGGSPHRKVTDALIDRLGLAGRIEFTGKADTDELVRHYCESEMAVVPSVYEGFGFPAAEAMACCVPVIASDGGALPEVVGDAGVIVPARDERALAGAIDALYADKKSMKALAAKGRARVLREFNWGSAVKKMVAVFRAFG; encoded by the coding sequence TTGAAAATATGCATGCTGTGTTACAGGGGCAACCCCTATAGCGGTGGACAGGGCATCTATCTGAAGTACGTCGCCGAGGAGCTGGTTCGCCAGGGCCACGAGGTGCATGCCATAGTCGGGCCGCCCTATCCGGCCCTTATGAATGGCGTGAAAGTGCATTACATTCACAATAACGAATATTATGTCAGGAAGGGGCGAAACATCCTCAAAGCAGGCGCGCCCTTCGATATCCTTCGCCCGCTCAACTCGTACGAATACCTCAGCACCAGGCTCGGAGCCTTTTCCGAAATCAGCGCCTTCAGCTTCAGGGCGTTTCTGAAAATACGCGAACTGCAAAAAGAAACGCGCTTCGATGTCATACACGATAATCAGTGCGTCGGCTATGGTCTGCTGCTCATGCAAAGCTTCGGCATTCCGGTGGTGGCGACAATCCACCACCCGCTTTCGGTGGATCTGGAAAACGTGATTGAACGGGCGTCGTCCTTTGCAAACAAGATGAAGGGGGTGATGTTCTACCCCGTCCTGATGCAGCAGATCGTCTCGAAACGGCTGGACCATATAATAACGGTCTCCGAGGACTCAAAGCGCCGCATACACGCCGATTTCGGAGTTCCCCTGGACAGCCAGACGGTGGTGTATAACGGGCTCGACGATTCGATATTCCGACCGCGTCCAGGGGTGGCGAAGAAAAAGGGGAAGATTGTATTCGTGGGGAACGTCGAGGACGGCAAAAAGGGATTCGTTTATCTTCTCAGGGCGCTGACCATGATAAAAAGCGATGTGCGGCTTACGGTGGTTGACGGAGGCTCGCCGCACCGAAAGGTGACGGACGCGTTGATCGACAGGCTGGGACTTGCGGGGAGGATAGAGTTTACCGGGAAGGCGGACACTGACGAGCTCGTGAGGCATTACTGCGAGTCCGAGATGGCGGTTGTGCCGTCGGTATACGAGGGGTTCGGGTTTCCGGCCGCGGAGGCCATGGCGTGCTGCGTTCCGGTCATAGCGAGCGACGGGGGAGCGCTTCCCGAAGTGGTTGGGGACGCGGGGGTCATCGTTCCGGCGCGCGACGAGCGGGCACTTGCCGGGGCGATAGACGCACTCTATGCGGATAAAAAAAGCATGAAGGCTCTCGCCGCCAAGGGGAGAGCCAGGGTGCTCCGGGAGTTCAACTGGGGGAGCGCAGTTAAAAAAATGGTCGCGGTGTTTCGAGCTTTCGGATAA
- a CDS encoding tetratricopeptide repeat protein, with protein sequence MKRLALAPLMALFFLHCAAMQTTQTPDRKAQEIRADWAYFSRGLYYKSAGDFPRAIENFMDAAAYDTELDKVYYQLAECYYRINDYENAVNYADRSIGKNPQYIRPYELKFNLYANLRNYEKAAACLEALVEERPELVHIHYTLGNLYYTQMKNWDRASVYMRNIIELAASEPVEDYYQEHAHYYLGHIYYSKNQAERAIKSFERCIEINPDNNSAVYVLALIYMDQHRLEEAQRYSLLYLEKFPDNAKLNAVMGRIYYLKGDLRAISHLKKIRNSRTVEGALGAALYNELMKNDQDAGKALGDILKKNPGYISPHIALARIALRRGDKTAALSEYFTAGALLFQAKLYDLAKENLFRALAVKDDIPEIYFYLARTCEETGDLSLALVYYRKCHDLKPTPDILIHMGYLYSLKNDFARSAEYLDRAITLDPENSKPHFFKGLIDSQRDKFIVAERHFRKAIELQEENDTYYFYLATVLEKQSRLADTIEALKKSIKYNPKSARAYNFLGYLYADNNMNLDESIELIMKALEYEPSNGAYLDSLGWAYFRKSQFDLALKHLLEAEKQLARENSPDPVVYDHIGDTFLEMGKSQKAVEYWDKSLKMKRDPAVEKKLKEVKSRSQ encoded by the coding sequence ATGAAAAGACTCGCCCTCGCGCCCCTGATGGCGCTCTTTTTCTTACATTGCGCCGCCATGCAAACAACACAAACGCCGGACCGCAAGGCGCAGGAGATACGGGCGGATTGGGCTTATTTCAGCAGAGGACTCTATTATAAATCCGCAGGGGATTTTCCGCGCGCCATCGAAAATTTCATGGACGCCGCCGCGTACGACACCGAGCTCGATAAAGTCTACTACCAGCTTGCCGAATGCTACTACCGGATCAACGACTATGAGAACGCGGTCAACTACGCCGACCGGTCGATCGGCAAAAACCCGCAGTACATTCGTCCTTACGAGCTGAAGTTCAATCTTTACGCCAATTTGAGAAACTATGAGAAAGCCGCGGCATGTCTCGAAGCGCTTGTCGAGGAGCGCCCGGAGCTTGTCCATATTCATTACACCCTGGGCAACCTCTATTACACCCAGATGAAAAATTGGGACAGGGCCTCGGTGTATATGCGAAACATCATCGAGCTTGCCGCCTCCGAGCCCGTGGAAGATTACTACCAGGAGCATGCGCACTATTATCTGGGACACATCTATTATTCCAAGAACCAGGCCGAACGGGCAATAAAAAGCTTCGAGCGCTGCATTGAAATCAATCCCGACAATAATTCGGCAGTATACGTACTCGCGCTTATTTACATGGACCAGCACCGGCTGGAGGAGGCGCAAAGGTACTCCCTTCTATACCTCGAAAAGTTTCCCGACAACGCCAAACTGAACGCGGTAATGGGCCGCATCTACTATCTCAAGGGCGACCTTCGCGCCATCTCTCACCTGAAAAAAATAAGGAACAGCCGCACGGTCGAAGGGGCGCTGGGTGCAGCGCTCTATAATGAACTGATGAAAAACGATCAGGATGCCGGAAAAGCGCTCGGGGACATTTTAAAAAAGAACCCTGGATACATATCGCCCCATATCGCGCTCGCCCGGATCGCCCTGCGCCGCGGGGATAAGACGGCTGCGCTCAGCGAATATTTTACGGCCGGTGCGCTGCTGTTCCAGGCGAAACTTTACGACCTCGCAAAGGAAAATCTTTTTCGCGCGCTCGCGGTAAAGGACGACATCCCTGAAATTTATTTTTACCTGGCACGGACCTGCGAGGAGACAGGGGACCTGTCGCTGGCCCTCGTCTATTACCGAAAATGCCACGACCTTAAGCCAACGCCGGACATACTCATCCACATGGGTTATTTATACAGCCTTAAAAACGATTTCGCACGCTCCGCCGAATACCTGGACAGGGCGATTACGCTCGATCCGGAAAACTCCAAACCCCACTTCTTCAAAGGGCTCATAGATTCACAACGCGACAAGTTTATCGTGGCCGAACGTCATTTCAGGAAGGCGATCGAACTTCAGGAGGAGAACGACACCTATTATTTTTATCTCGCGACCGTGCTCGAGAAACAGAGCAGGCTGGCGGACACCATCGAGGCGTTGAAAAAATCCATTAAATACAATCCGAAAAGCGCGCGCGCCTATAACTTTCTCGGTTACCTTTACGCCGATAACAACATGAACCTTGACGAATCAATCGAACTCATTATGAAGGCGCTTGAATACGAACCATCCAACGGGGCTTATCTCGACTCCCTCGGATGGGCCTATTTCCGTAAGAGCCAGTTCGATCTCGCGCTTAAACACCTGCTCGAGGCCGAAAAACAGCTCGCACGGGAAAACAGTCCCGACCCGGTCGTGTACGACCATATTGGCGACACTTTCCTCGAGATGGGAAAGTCCCAGAAGGCGGTCGAATACTGGGACAAGTCCCTGAAGATGAAGAGGGATCCCGCCGTAGAAAAAAAACTGAAAGAAGTAAAATCACGGTCTCAATAA